The Sphingopyxis sp. BE259 nucleotide sequence CGTCGCCGCCGATTGCGCGCGGCACCGGATGCAGATCGTGACAGTTGATTCAATTTTCCGCGACCATCGAAAGGAGTATTCTCGCCAGGGAACCGGCTGGTTTGACGTGCCACCGGACGGATGGCTGAGCCGCGTGAACACCATTGCCTGCGACCGCCAGGCAATCGTTGCCGCGACGGAAAAGGCCGCCCGCGACAAATCCTATGATCCGATGGTCGATCTCGGGCTGTTGCCCATCGGCAATTTCGCCTTGTCGTCACCGCTCGAAGAGCTGACCTGGTCGACCTTCTGGACGGACGCCACCCCACCGCCGCTCCGGCAGCAATCGGAGGAAGAAATACGCGCGGTGAAGCAGAGGGTCGACGAGATGCTCGTTAATCTGAGAAGCCAGCTCGACGGCTATATTGCGATGGGCGAATTGGCGCTGGCCGACCAGACCGACGAACGCAATTTCATGGCGCGCATCCTTCCGAATTTCAGGGGCAAGACGCGGTTGCAGCAAGCCATCTTCGGCAGCATGGCGGGCTGGACCGAGGCCGAAGTCATTAAATTCTGGGGCCGCCCGGCTGCGATGCGCCAGGTCGGCACAACCAAGGCGTTCGATTATGAATCGAGCTATGATACGCGCCAGTTGATCGTTCAGCAGCTGAGAACCGGCAACGTCGAATATGAGGTTGGCGATTTTGAATATTGCGCGCTGACGCTGTTCATGGCGCCGGGCGGGTCGAAACCCGGCCTACGTCTGGTCGATTTCGCGATCAGCGGCGACAATTGTCGGCGGGCGACGCTGAACCAGATCGGACGCTAGTTGCGAAAAAGGCCCGCGAAGCAATCCGCGGGCCTTTCGCTTTACGCGAGGCGTCGGGTGCTTAGCCGACGATTTCTTCGGGCTTGAAGAAATAAGCGATCTCGATCGCCGCGTTTTCGTCGCTGTCCGAGCCATGGACGGTGTTCGCTTCGATGCTTTCGGCCAGTTCCTTGCGGATCGTGCCAGGTTCGGCGTTGGCAGGGTTGGTGGCGCCCATGATGTCGCGGTTGCGCTGCATCGCGTTTTCGCCTTCCAGCACCTGGACGACGACCGGGCCGCTGATCATGAAATCGACGAGTTCGCCAAAGAAGGGGCGTTCCTTGTGGACCGCGTAAAAGCCTTCGGCCTGTTCACGGCTCATGTGGATGCGCTTCGACGCGACGACGCGCAGGCCGGCGTCTTCCAGCATTTTGGTGACCGCGCCGGTGATGTTGCGGCGCGTGGCGTCGGGCTTGATGATCGAAAAGGTGCGGGTAACCGCCATGGGGGAAGCTCCTAGGTTATTATGGTCTGCGATGCGCGCGCCTCTAGCCGCGCTTTTGCTGCATCGCAAGGATAGAGCGCGTCCTGACCTACGGCCCTTCCGACCAGCGCCCGTTTTCGTCCTGTTTCCAGAAGCGGTTATCGACATCAGCGCGCGCCGACAACGTGCGCCACGTCGCGCGGGCATCGTCGATGCGGCTGTTGTCGAAGAGCAGGAAGATACGATCGAAACCCAGCGCCTCGTCGCGCCATTCGCCGTCGGCGAGCGCCACCAGTCGGGCGTCATTGGGCGGCGGCGGGTCGAGCGTTCCCGCAATCAGGATCGGTTCGATCGCCTCGTCGGGCGATCCCGCGGCGCCATGCGGCAGGAAGCTGGCGGGGGTCAGCGTCCACAGCGCCTCGTCGATCGCCTGCCGCTGCATCGCCGGGGCGGCGACGATCAGCAACCGGTCGCCCGTGCCCAGGATGCGCCCGGCGATGACGGGGAGCACCCGTTCGACGGGATCGCGGGTCAGCCGGTAAAAATCGACGCGAGGCATGTCACTAAACCACCACCGTCATTGCGAGGAGCCGAAGGCGACGCGGCAATCCAGAGCGCGCGTAAACCGCCCTGGATTGCTTCGCTTCGCTCGCAATGACGAAGTGAAAGACATCAACCCTCGTGGTTTTCGGCGATATATCGGTCGAGCAGGCGGACGCCATAGCCCGTCGCGCCCTTGGCCCACACCGGACCATCCTTGTCGCCCCACGCCATGCCCGCGATGTCGAGATGCGCCCAGGCGACACCGTCGTCGACATAGCGTTTCAGGAACTGCGCCGCGGTGATCGAACCGCCTTCGCGCGGGCCGATATTCTTCATATCGGCGATCGGGCTGTCGATCAGCTTGTCGTAAGCCGCCGAGAGCGGGAAGCGCCACAGCTTGTTGTTGCTGGTCTCGCCCGCTGCAATCAGCTTGTCGGCAAGCGCATCATCATTGGCAAAGATGCCCGCATATTCATGCCCGAGCGAGATCACCATCGCGCCGGTCAGCGTCGCAAGATCGACAATGACCTTGGGCGAATACATCTTCTGCGCCCAGGTGATCGCATCGCACAGCACCAGCCGCCCTTCGGCATCGGTGTTGAGGACCTCGACCGTCTGACCCGACATGGTGGTGACAATATCGCCCGGTCGCATCGCGTTGCCATCGGGCATATTTTCGACCAGGCCGACGACGCCGACGACATTCGCCTTTGCCTTGCGCCCCGCGATCGCCTTCATCGCGCCCGCGACCGCGCCTGCGCCGCCCATGTCCCATTTCATCATGTCCATGCCGGGACCGGGTTTCAGGCTGATGCCGCCGGTGTCAAACGTGACCCCCTTGCCGATGAACACCACCGGCTTGTCACTGTCATTACCGCCGTTCCAGCGCATCGCCAGCAAGCGCGGCGGGCGGGTTGACCCCTGCGCCACCCCGAGCAGCGCCCCCATGCCGAGCGCCTTCATCTGGCGCTCGTCGAGCACTTCGATTTCGACGCCCAAGTCGGCGAGATGCTGGCAGCGTTCGACAAAACTTTCGGGGTAGAGGATGTTTGGCGGCTCGGCGACGAGCGTCTGGGTCAGCGCCACGCCGTCGGCGATCGCCTCATTCGCGGCCCAACGCGCCGTCAGGTCGTGGTGCGGCGACGCGATGGTCAGCGACTTGAGGCTGGGTCTCGCGTTGTCGGCCAAGCGGGTCCGATAGGTGTCGAGGCGCCAGTCGCGCAGCTTCGCGCCCATTGCGAACGCCAGCACATCCTCCTGGTCGACGACCCCAGCGCTCGCAAAATCGACATGGACCGCCGCGGCGCCGCTGGTCTGCAACCGCGCGGTCAGCGAGGCGCCCGCGCGCTCCAGATCATTCACGCTGCCTTCGCCGATGCCGACGAGCAGCAGGCGCAAGACGCGGCCGCCATCGACCGCCGCGGTTTCGGCGATGCCCCCCGCCGCGCCTTCAAAGCGTGCCTGTGCCGCAGCGCCGCCGAGCAGCGCGCCGTGCGGCTCGCCGAGCGCCTGGACAAAGGCGTTCAGCTCGCCCTTGCGGACCGGAAAAGCGACGACGTCGGCAGACGCATCGATTTGCGCGACAAAGTGAATGTCCATTCGGTAACTCTCTCATGCGATGATTGATTGCAGCGTGCGGGACCGATAGGGGTTTCGCTTGCGAGTTGCAAAAACAAAGCAGCCGGTCCAACCCGGGCGGACGCGATCGATAAGTGGGACAAAGTATTTCAATGAGCTGGGCTTTGTTCCGACAGACGCGCCGTAAGCCGCCGCTGTGGCTGGTGACCGCGAGCAGCATCGCACTGCTGTCCAGCCCGGTCGCCGCGCAGCAGACGGACGAATCATCCCCCGCGCAGGAAGTCACGGGTCAGCCCGACCTGCAAACCCCCGACATCGCGCCGGTCACCACCGATGCCCCCGCGGTTGCCGCCGAGGACCAGGTCGGCTTTGCCGCTGACAACCTCAATTACGACAGTGACACCGAAGTCGTCGTGGCCGAGGGTAATGTCGCGATGAACCGCGAGGCGATTTCGATGCGTGCCGACAAGGTGACGTGGAATCGCAAAACTGGGCAGGTGTTCGCCGAGGGCAATGTTGCGATCAAGAATCCCGAGGGCGATACCGCCTATGGCGACCGGATCGAGCTGACCGACAGTTTGCGCGACGGCGTCGTCGAAAACCTGCTCGTCGTCCTCGACAACGGCTCGCGCCTCGCCGCGATCAAGGGCACGCGGTTCGAAAATGGCAATATCGAGCTGGAGAACGCCGCCTACACCGCCTGCCAGGTCGAGGACGCCGAGGGTTGCCCCAAAAATCCGAGCTGGCAGATCCGCGCCGTCCGCGTCACCTATGACCGGGCAAAGAACAAGATCCGCTACAAGGGCGCCCGGGTGGAGATTTTCGGGCTGCCGCTGATCCCCTTGCCCGGCCTCAGTCACCCGGCGAACAGCGAGGCGGGCAGCGGCATATTGGTCCCCGAAATCCGCCTCGACCGTAGCAACGGCTTTGAAATCGCAGTGCCTTATTATCTGCGTCTCGCGCCCGACCGCGACATCACAATCACCCCGCATCTCTACACCGGCGCGGCGCCGATGCTGGAGGGTGAGTTCCGGGCGCTGACTGACATCGGATCGTTCCGGATCAACGGCTATGCAACCTACAGCTCGCTGGTCCCGCTGACCGGCGAAGACCCCGACAGCCGCAAACGCTTTCGCGGCTATCTGGAAAGCGCGGGCAAGTTCCAGTTCGATCCGCGCTGGAGCCTGACCTATTCGGGCCGCATCGCCACCGACCGTACCTTCATGCGCCGCTATGACATCAGTCGCGACGACCGGCTGCGCTCGACGTTCGAGCTGGAACGGATCGGCGGTAATTCCTACCTCTCGATCGCCGGCTGGGCGACGCAGACGTTGCGCGCCAACGACGAACAGGGGCAGCAGCCGATCGCGTTGCCGATCATCGATTATCGCCAGCGTTTCTCCGATCCGGTGCTCGGCGGGCAGGTCGAATTGCAGCTCAATACGCTGGCGATCGGGCGGACTTCGGGGCAGGACACCCAGCGCGCCTTTGCCGGCGCGCGCTGGGATCTGCGCGGCCTGACGCGGCTGGGGCAAGAGGTCACGCTGACCGCCCTGGTGCGCGGCGACGTCTATCACAGCGACGAAAATCTGCTCACCGCCATTCCCGGCTATCGCGGCAAATCGGGCTGGCAGGCGCGCGGCATTGCCGCCGTCGCCGCCGACATGCGCTGGCCGTTCGTCGGCGAATTTGCCGGCGGCACCCAGACGCTGACTCCGCGCGTCCAGATCGTCGCCACCCCGCCGATCGAAAATATCGACATTCCCAACGAAGACGCCCGCGCCTTTGATCTGGAAGACAGCAATCTCTTCGCGATCAACCGTTTCAATGGCTACGACCGGTTCGAGGACGGCGCCCGCATCACCTATGGCGTCGAATGGAACTACAGCCGCCCGGGGTTCAACATCAGCAGCAGCGTCGGGCAAAGCTATCGCCTGTCGGACAAGCCCAGCCTATTCGCCGACGGCACCGGGCTGACCGACCGCACGTCGGATGTCGTCGGGCGGACGACGATTGCCTATCGCGACTTCCTGCGCCTCACCCACCGCTACCGGCTCGACAAGGACAATCTGGCGATCCGCCGCAACGAATTTGACGCGACGATCGGCAGCCGCTCGACCTATGCCGTGCTGGGCTATTCGCGGCTCAACCGCGACATCCTGCTGCTCGGCGAGGATTTGCAGGACCGCGAAGAGGCGCGCGTCGGCGGCCGCGTTGCGATCGCCCAATATTGGTCGGTCTTTGGTTCGGCGATCGTCGATCTGACCCAGCAGAGCGACGACCCGCTCAGTTCCGCTGACGGGTTTGAGCCCATTCGCCATCGCCTTGGCATCGCCTATGACGACGACTGCCTGTCGATTGCGCTGACCTGGCGCCGCGACTATGCCGACACCGGCGATGCCCGACGCGGCAACAGCTTCTCGTTCCGCGTGGCCTTCCGCAATTTAGGGTTCTGACCGCTTCGCTCAGCCTAGGTTCAGCGTTCGCGCGCTATCTGCAGGTCCGAAACGGTCTATATGGCGGATTGCGCTGGACCATCGGGCGTATCCGCTGATACGGAGCGTGCCATTAATTCTCGAATAGGGTGAAGATGACCAAATTTTCGACCATGATCGGCCTGATCGCCGTGGCCGCCGTCGGCATCACGCCGGTGCTGGCGCAGACCGTCAGCGATGACGAAGTGCCGACGACCAGCCTCAACATTCCCGGCAATGTCCAGATTTTCGGCGATGCCAAGAGCAACGTCTACCGTCCGTCGGCAACCGTGAACGGCGAGATTATCACCGCCACCGACATCGAACAGCGCATGGCGCTGATCCGCATCGCCAACAACAATGTCGAGCTGCCCCCCGCCGAGGTGCAGCGGCTGCGTCAACAGGTGTTCAGCAACCTTATCGATGAAAAATTGCAGATTCAGGAAGCCAAGGCGGCCGACATCACGATCGACGAAAATGTCGTCAACGACCAGTTCGCCCGGCTTGCCACCCGTTTCAAACAAACCCCCGATCAATTCGCAACCTATCTGACCTCCAAAGGGTCGTCGGCGGCGGCGGTCAAACAGCAGATCCGCGGCGAATTCGCCTGGGACCGCCTGTTGTCGCGCAACATCCAGTCGACGACGAACGTGTCGACCGACGAGGTGACGTCGGTGGTTCAGCGGATGAACGATTCCAAGGGCCAGGACGAATTCCACCTGGGCGAGATTTATCTGTCGGCGCCGCCGGAAAATGTCGCGGCGGTGACTGAAAACGCCCAGAAGATCATCCAGGCTTTGCAGGCGGGCGGCAGCTTCGCCGCCTATGCCCGCCAGTTTTCTGAGGCATCGACCGCGGTCGTCGGCGGCGACCTCGGCTGGGTGAAACCCGGCCAGCTGCCGACATCGATGGCCGAGGCAGCGACCCAGATGCAGCCGGGCCAGCTGGTCGGACCGATCCAGGTTCCCGGCGGTGTGTCGATCATGTTGATGATCGACCGGCGCCAGGTGCTGACTGCCGATCCGCGCGACGCGATCCTCAGCCTGAAGCAAATCTCGCTCGATTTCGCGGCCGGCACGACGCAGGCCCGCGCGTCCGAGCTGGCTGGCCAGTTCGCGGAAGCGACGCGCGGCATCGCGGGCTGTGGTGCGGCCGATGCGGTGGCCGCGCAACTGGGCGCCACCGTCGTCTCGCGCGACAACATCGAAATGCGCGCGCTGCCCGCGCCGCTGCAAAACACGCTGATCAACCTGCAAGTCGGCCAGACAACTCAACCGTTCGGCGCCGCCAACGAGGGCGTCAGCGTTCTCGTGCTGTGCGGCCGCGACCTGCCGCAGACCGCCACGGCGCCGAACCTCGAGCAGATCGAAGCCCGGTTGCTGGAGGAAAAGGTCAACAAGCGGGCCCAGCGTTATCTGCGCGACCTGCGCCGGGATGCCGTGATCGAATATAGCTAATGCCGTATCCCGATCTTCGACAGCCGATCGCGGTCACCATGGGTGACCCGGCCGGCGTCGGACCCGAAGTCACCGCCCGCGCTTGGGCGGCGCGCCGCGAAAGTGATTTGCCGCCCTTTTTTGCGATTGGCGATGCGGCGACGATCACCGCCGTCTGGAACGGACCGATCGCCCGGGTGGGCGACATCGATCAGGTTCAGCGGACCTTCGACGACGCCTTGCCCGTCTGGCATCTCGAGGACAGCGGACCTCTGACCCCCGGCACCCCGACCGCGGCGGGCGCCGCCTGCGCGCTGCACGCGCTCGAAACCGGCATCGGACTGACCCGCAACCAGGCCAGTTCGGCACTGGTCACAGGATCAGTATCGAAATTTGCGCTGCACAGCATCGGCTATACCCATCCCGGCCAGACCGAATTCATTGCCGAACGCTGCGGCGTGACCGCCACCAATGCAGTCATGATGTTGGCCGGACCGGCATTGCGCGTCGTGCCGCTGACCGTCCATATTCCGCTGATCGAGGTGTCCGAACGGCTGACCGTCGAGTTGATCGTCGCCAAGGCGCGGATCGTCGTGCGCGGTCTGAAACGCGATTTCGGGATCGACAATCCGCGCCTCGCGCTCGCCGGGCTCAACCCTCATGCCGGTGAAAGCGGCCAGCTCGGCAGCGAAGAAGATCGCATCATGACACCCGCGGTAGCCCAGCTTGCCGACGAAGGCATCATCGTCGATGGCCCGCTCGCCGCCGACAGCCTGTTCGCGCCCGCCGTCCGCGCCCGTTATGACGCGCTGCTCTGTGCCTATCACGATCAGGCGCTAACCCCGTTCAAGGCGCTGCATTTCCACGATGGGGTCAATCTGACCCTCGGCCTGCCGATCATCCGCACCTCGCCCGACCATGGCACCGCGTTCAACATCGCCGGGACTGGTCTGGCCGACCCCGGCCCGACGATCGCAGCGATCGCCATGGCCGCCAAGCTGGCGACGGCGCGCGAGCGCAGCTGCGCCCCCGCCAAGTGAGCCCCCGCCCCGCACCCCAGCTGCCGCTGCTGCGCGAGACGGTGCGCACGCACGGGCTGCAGGCCAGCAAGGCGCTCGGCCAGAATTTCCTGTTCGACGAACAATTGCTCGATCGCATCGCCGCGATTCCCGGCGACCTCGATGGCGCCACGGTGTTCGAGGTTGGCCCCGGCCCCGGCGGGCTGACCCGCGCGTTGCTGCGCGCCGGTGCAAAAGTGATCGCGGTCGAGCGCGACGATCGCTGCCTGCCGCTGCTCGCCGAACTCGCCGAAGCCTTTCCCGGCCAGCTGACGGTGATCGCCGACGATGCGATGGCGGTCGACATCGACGCGCTGACCGGCGGCGCGCCTTATCATATCGTCGCCAACCTACCCTATAATGTCGGCACCGCGCTGTTCACGCGCTGGCTCGAACCCGCCGCATGGCCGCCGCGCTGGCAATCGCTGACCCTGATGTTCCAGCTGGAGGTCGCCGAACGCATTATCGCCCCGGTCGATACCAGCGCCTATGGCCGTCTCGCGGTGCTGGCGCAGTGGCGATCGACGGCGAAGATCGCGATGAAGGTCCACCGCTCGGCCTTCACCCCGCCGCCCAAGGTGATGTCGGCGATCGTTCACGTCGTGGCTGCGGATCAACCCGCGGGGATCAATCCGAAATTACTGTCCAAGCTGACCGAAAAGGGGTTCGGCCAGCGCCGCAAGATGCTGCGGCAAAGCCTGAAAGGTATCGAAGGCGCGGTCGCCGCGGCCGAGGCCCTAGGCATTGACCCAACCCGCCGCGCGGAGACGGTCAGCGTCGGCGAATGGGTGGCCTTGGCGCGCGCGCTCGGGGCGTAGAGCCGTTCGTGTAAAGGCAGAACGCCAGGATTTTGAATTAGAATGAATTATCGCCATTCCTTTCATGCCGGCAATAGCGCCGATGTCGTAAAGCACAGCCTGCTGATCGCCCTCGTGCGGGCGTTGCAGCAAAAGCCGGGCGCGCTGACCCTGATCGACACCCATGCGGGCTGCGGGCTCTATGATCTTGGCGGCGAGGAGGCCAGGCGCACCGGCGAGGCCACACAGGGCGTGCTGCGCGCCTTTGCCGACGCGAACCCCTTGCTGAACGACTACCGCGCCGCGGTGCAGGCGGTGAATGCCGGGGCCGAGCCGCGTCTCTACCCTGGATCGCCGCGATTTCTGGCACAGCTTCTGCGTCCGCAGGATTTTCTCATCCTGAACGAGAAACATCCCGACGACGCCTATGCCCTGCGCGTCGCGATGCGCGACACATCTGCCGCCGTGCATCAGCGCGACGCCTACGAGCTTTGGCTGGCGATGGTGCCGCCTCGCACGGCGCGCGGCGTCGTGGTGGTCGATCCGCCCTACGAGCAGACCGACGAACGCGCGCGCATCACCGCCACCCTCGCCGCTGCGCACCGCAAGTGGGCGCATGGCGTGACGGTGATCTGGTATCCGCTAAAGGACCGCGCCACGCATGTGCGATGGAAGCAGCAATTGCGGAAACTCGGCATCCCGAAGTTTCTGGTGGTCGAGCATTGGCTGTACGACAGCGATCAGCCCGACATTTATAACGGCGCGGGCCTTTTCATCGTCAACCCGCCCTACGCCTTCACGCAGACGCTGCCGCCTCTGCTGGAAGCCCTGCGCGCCGCGCTGGCGCCGGACGGGCATAGGGGAGAGATCAGGGCCGCCTGGTTGGGCGATCGCGCTTAGTCGCCGTTGGCATCAACCATGAAGACCGTCGGCTTGCCGCGAGAAGCCGGCTCCCATCCTGCCGACAATGCCGCTCGCACCCCTCGTAAGGCGATTGCGTCGTTGATGTGCGAACGCCCTTTCGGCAATCCTTTCAACAGGCGCTTTGGCGTCGGAAATTCCAGCACGGCTTCGCGCGGCATATCTCTCTGGCGTAAGGAGACCGTCATGCCCCTCCAGCCCTCGGACGAGGACAGTTGGGGCTCGCTCAGGAGTTCCCAGTCATATTTGACACCATCGAGTTCGACGGTGCCGCCGCGGCCGTGCATGTGAAGCATAGGGTGGCCCTTAGCACGTCAGGCGCGGCGCTCCAGTCGGTTCAGAGAGATGCCGGACCGTCTAGCCGCCAGGACAGCCGCTCCGCGGCGACGATTTCGACCGATAAACGACGTTCCGCGTCTTTTTACTTCGTCATTCCCGCGAAAGCGGGAACCCAGGGTGGGATCAGCCGACGCACGCCCTGGGTTCCCGCTTTCGCGGGAATGACGAGGGTGGGGTATGACAACTCCCCATCCCAATGCCGTCGCAAGCCTCGGCGAGATCCTAATTCTGATTGCTGCTGGCACCAACAGTCGCGACGACTGGTTTCGGCACCAGCACCTCGGCAGCGACCACGCGTTTCGACGCGCTCGACAAGATCGTCTTTTCCAGCGCCGCGACCTGCGGGCATTTGTCGCCGCACACGCGCTGCGCTTCGACCAGCTTCTCGCGCGCTAGTTCCAGCGCGCCCTTGTCGGCCAGGGCTTCGCCCTGCCCGGTCAGCGCCACGATGTCATTGGGGTCGAGGACCAGCGCCTCGCGATACAGGCTGATCGCTTTGCCGGGCAGCCCTTGCGCGCGCGCCACCTGCGCCATCGCGATGATCGCCGAACGGTTGCGCGGGTCGGCGGCGAGCGCCGATTCATAAAGATCGATCGCGAGGTTCAGATCGCCCGCTTCCTGGGCCTTCTGCCCTTCCTGCTGGAGCGCGATCGAGCGCGGGAAAATGTCGTTATCGGCGCGCTGGGCATCGGATGCCGTGGGCAAACTGGCGAGGACTATTCCCGCGGCAAGAGCCAGAAAACCGACGCGCATCGCATTCTCCCATCTTTTCATTGGGCGGATGCTAACATGGCGCCGTCAGTCGCGCGAGAAAAAATCCGTCGCAGCGGTCATGCCCTGGGGTGAGCAGAAAACCGGCCCCAGCGGCGCGGCCGACGCCATCCGGCAAATAGCCGGTGTCGGCGGTCCAGCCGCGATTGCGGGTCAGAAAATCAGCCACCTGGGCGCGCCCCTCGCGTGTGATGATCGAGCATACCGCATAGACGAGTTTGCCGCCCGGCGCCACGAGTGCCGCACCGATGTCCATCAGCTTCGCCTGGTCGGCGACGTGGCGATCGAGCCGCGCCGGGGTCGAGCGCCAGCGCAGTTCGGGGCTACGCCGCCAGGTGCCGCTGCCCGAACAGGGGGCATCGACGATCACGCGGTCGGCCTTGCCCATCCGCTCGGTCAGCATCGCGCGTTCCTGTCCGGGATTGAGCAGCAGCGTTTCGATTCCAGTCGCTCCAGCGCGGTGCGCGCGCGGCGCCAGTTGCTGAAGCCGCGCGCGGTTGGTGTCGCAGGCGAGGATCGCGGCTTCGTCATTTGTGTCCGAGGCGATGGCAAGCGACTTCCCGCCGGCGCCCGCGCACAGATCGATCACCGTCTGTCCGCCTTCGGCGTCCAGCGCAGCGGCGGCATATTGGCTCGCGGCGTCCTGCACCTCAAACTGCCCCTCGGAATAAGCCGGGTTCTGGACGGCGGCGGTTTCGCCCGGAAGTCGCCAGCCATCGGCGAGGCCGTTGATTGCTTCGCCGTCGGGAAAAATCATCGCCAGTTCGTCGCGGCTGGAGCGCAGGCGGTTGGCGCGCAGGTCGAGCGACGCGCGGGCGAGCATCGCGGCGTGATCCGCCTTGGTAACCAGCGGATCGAACAATTTGATCAGCGCGGGGGTCGCGAGCCCGGTCTCGGCGCGCGGTTCGCTGGCCGTGATCGCGGCGGGACCATAGGAGGCGTCATCGAACAGCGCCGCGAGTTCGGGAACGGCATCCGCCAGCGCGAGCATGGCGGCGCGGCCCGACGCGGGCGCCGAACGCACAGCGCGGATCGCGTCATAGACGAGGCTGCGGATCGCGCGGCGATCCTTTGACCCGGCATAACGGCGGGCGCGCATCGCTTCGGCAAAGATGGTGTCGGCGGGGGCGCCGCCGTCACGCGCGGATTGAGCGATGACGTCGAGGATTTCGATCGCGGTCTGGACGCGGGCAGCGGGGGTCATGATCTGTCTTTACCTTGTCATTGCTTCGCTCCGCTCGCAATGACGAAGCGAAAAATTCAGCCCGCCGGATAGTTCGGCGCTTCGCGCGTGATCGCCACGTCGTGGACATGGCTTTCCCGCAGGCCCGCATTGGTGATCCGCACAAATTTGGCGCGGTCGCGGAAATCCTGGAGCGTGCGGCTGCCGGTATAGCCCATTGCGGCTTTCACGCCGCCGACCATCTGATGGATGACGTCCTTCGCGGGCCCCTTGAACGGCACTTGGCCTTCGATGCCTTCGGGGACCAGCTTCATCTGGTCCTTGATGTCCTGCTGGAAATAGCGGTCGGCCGATCCGCGCGCCATCGCGCCGACGCTGCCCATGCCGCGATAGCTTTTATAGGTGCGGCCCTGATAAAGGAAGGTTTCGCCCGGCGCCTCGGCGGTTCCCGCCAGCATCGAGCCGACCATGACGCTCGACGCGCCCGCAGCCAGCGCCTTGGC carries:
- a CDS encoding LPS assembly protein LptD; its protein translation is MSWALFRQTRRKPPLWLVTASSIALLSSPVAAQQTDESSPAQEVTGQPDLQTPDIAPVTTDAPAVAAEDQVGFAADNLNYDSDTEVVVAEGNVAMNREAISMRADKVTWNRKTGQVFAEGNVAIKNPEGDTAYGDRIELTDSLRDGVVENLLVVLDNGSRLAAIKGTRFENGNIELENAAYTACQVEDAEGCPKNPSWQIRAVRVTYDRAKNKIRYKGARVEIFGLPLIPLPGLSHPANSEAGSGILVPEIRLDRSNGFEIAVPYYLRLAPDRDITITPHLYTGAAPMLEGEFRALTDIGSFRINGYATYSSLVPLTGEDPDSRKRFRGYLESAGKFQFDPRWSLTYSGRIATDRTFMRRYDISRDDRLRSTFELERIGGNSYLSIAGWATQTLRANDEQGQQPIALPIIDYRQRFSDPVLGGQVELQLNTLAIGRTSGQDTQRAFAGARWDLRGLTRLGQEVTLTALVRGDVYHSDENLLTAIPGYRGKSGWQARGIAAVAADMRWPFVGEFAGGTQTLTPRVQIVATPPIENIDIPNEDARAFDLEDSNLFAINRFNGYDRFEDGARITYGVEWNYSRPGFNISSSVGQSYRLSDKPSLFADGTGLTDRTSDVVGRTTIAYRDFLRLTHRYRLDKDNLAIRRNEFDATIGSRSTYAVLGYSRLNRDILLLGEDLQDREEARVGGRVAIAQYWSVFGSAIVDLTQQSDDPLSSADGFEPIRHRLGIAYDDDCLSIALTWRRDYADTGDARRGNSFSFRVAFRNLGF
- the rsmA gene encoding 16S rRNA (adenine(1518)-N(6)/adenine(1519)-N(6))-dimethyltransferase RsmA, which gives rise to MPLLRETVRTHGLQASKALGQNFLFDEQLLDRIAAIPGDLDGATVFEVGPGPGGLTRALLRAGAKVIAVERDDRCLPLLAELAEAFPGQLTVIADDAMAVDIDALTGGAPYHIVANLPYNVGTALFTRWLEPAAWPPRWQSLTLMFQLEVAERIIAPVDTSAYGRLAVLAQWRSTAKIAMKVHRSAFTPPPKVMSAIVHVVAADQPAGINPKLLSKLTEKGFGQRRKMLRQSLKGIEGAVAAAEALGIDPTRRAETVSVGEWVALARALGA
- a CDS encoding leucyl aminopeptidase, translating into MDIHFVAQIDASADVVAFPVRKGELNAFVQALGEPHGALLGGAAAQARFEGAAGGIAETAAVDGGRVLRLLLVGIGEGSVNDLERAGASLTARLQTSGAAAVHVDFASAGVVDQEDVLAFAMGAKLRDWRLDTYRTRLADNARPSLKSLTIASPHHDLTARWAANEAIADGVALTQTLVAEPPNILYPESFVERCQHLADLGVEIEVLDERQMKALGMGALLGVAQGSTRPPRLLAMRWNGGNDSDKPVVFIGKGVTFDTGGISLKPGPGMDMMKWDMGGAGAVAGAMKAIAGRKAKANVVGVVGLVENMPDGNAMRPGDIVTTMSGQTVEVLNTDAEGRLVLCDAITWAQKMYSPKVIVDLATLTGAMVISLGHEYAGIFANDDALADKLIAAGETSNNKLWRFPLSAAYDKLIDSPIADMKNIGPREGGSITAAQFLKRYVDDGVAWAHLDIAGMAWGDKDGPVWAKGATGYGVRLLDRYIAENHEG
- the pdxA gene encoding 4-hydroxythreonine-4-phosphate dehydrogenase PdxA, which translates into the protein MPYPDLRQPIAVTMGDPAGVGPEVTARAWAARRESDLPPFFAIGDAATITAVWNGPIARVGDIDQVQRTFDDALPVWHLEDSGPLTPGTPTAAGAACALHALETGIGLTRNQASSALVTGSVSKFALHSIGYTHPGQTEFIAERCGVTATNAVMMLAGPALRVVPLTVHIPLIEVSERLTVELIVAKARIVVRGLKRDFGIDNPRLALAGLNPHAGESGQLGSEEDRIMTPAVAQLADEGIIVDGPLAADSLFAPAVRARYDALLCAYHDQALTPFKALHFHDGVNLTLGLPIIRTSPDHGTAFNIAGTGLADPGPTIAAIAMAAKLATARERSCAPAK
- a CDS encoding DNA polymerase III subunit chi, translated to MPRVDFYRLTRDPVERVLPVIAGRILGTGDRLLIVAAPAMQRQAIDEALWTLTPASFLPHGAAGSPDEAIEPILIAGTLDPPPPNDARLVALADGEWRDEALGFDRIFLLFDNSRIDDARATWRTLSARADVDNRFWKQDENGRWSEGP
- a CDS encoding peptidylprolyl isomerase, with the protein product MTKFSTMIGLIAVAAVGITPVLAQTVSDDEVPTTSLNIPGNVQIFGDAKSNVYRPSATVNGEIITATDIEQRMALIRIANNNVELPPAEVQRLRQQVFSNLIDEKLQIQEAKAADITIDENVVNDQFARLATRFKQTPDQFATYLTSKGSSAAAVKQQIRGEFAWDRLLSRNIQSTTNVSTDEVTSVVQRMNDSKGQDEFHLGEIYLSAPPENVAAVTENAQKIIQALQAGGSFAAYARQFSEASTAVVGGDLGWVKPGQLPTSMAEAATQMQPGQLVGPIQVPGGVSIMLMIDRRQVLTADPRDAILSLKQISLDFAAGTTQARASELAGQFAEATRGIAGCGAADAVAAQLGATVVSRDNIEMRALPAPLQNTLINLQVGQTTQPFGAANEGVSVLVLCGRDLPQTATAPNLEQIEARLLEEKVNKRAQRYLRDLRRDAVIEYS
- the ndk gene encoding nucleoside-diphosphate kinase, which gives rise to MAVTRTFSIIKPDATRRNITGAVTKMLEDAGLRVVASKRIHMSREQAEGFYAVHKERPFFGELVDFMISGPVVVQVLEGENAMQRNRDIMGATNPANAEPGTIRKELAESIEANTVHGSDSDENAAIEIAYFFKPEEIVG